The following are from one region of the Pristiophorus japonicus isolate sPriJap1 chromosome 24, sPriJap1.hap1, whole genome shotgun sequence genome:
- the nacc1b gene encoding nucleus accumbens-associated protein 1: MAQTLLMEIPNFGNNILECLNEQRLQGLYCDVSIVVKGQAFKAHRAVLAASSSYFRDLFSANNCASFELPTAVQPQSFQQILLFCYTGRLSMNMGDQFLLMYTAGFLQIQQIMDKETEFCLKVSSPRCDSQGLHGEETASEPPSPAQASRSLAATPLSLVSRVKTEQAESDSAQFTPIGKRLWDNGQREGNGAVGSKLARVSHAVPAGRQQGCGSASSDRTSPGTSSAYTSDSPNSYQNEEDEEEEGGEDMTEEHYRQICNMYTMYSMMNVGQPAAERVEALPDHLTTDARSRVRMRRDLAALPAELITQIGNRCHPKLYAEGDPTEKLELVTGTSVFITRAQLMNCHVCAGTRHKVLLRRLLASFFDRNTLANSCGTGIRSSTNDPSRKPLDSRVLNAVKSE; the protein is encoded by the exons ATGGCTCAGACCCTGCTGATGGAGATTCCAAACTTTGGCAACAATATCTTGGAATGCCTGAATGAGCAGCGGCTGCAAGGCTTGTACTGTGATGTCTCCATCGTGGTCAAGGGACAGGCGTTCAAGGCGCACCGGGCGGTGCTGGCAGCGAGCAGCTCCTACTTCCGCGACCTGTTCAGCGCCAACAACTGCGCCAGCTTCGAGCTGCCCACGGCCGTGCAGCCCCAGTCCTTCCAGCAGATCCTGCTCTTCTGCTACACGGGCCGGCTGAGCATGAACATGGGCGACCAATTCCTCCTGATGTACACGGCGGGCTTCCTGCAGATCCAGCAGATCATGGACAAGGAGACGGAGTTCTGCCTGAAGGTCAGCTCGCCCCGCTGCGACTCCCAGGGCCTCCACGGGGAGGAGACGGCCTCGGAGCCGCCCAGCCCCGCCCAGGCCTCCCGCTCGCTGGCCGCCACCCCCCTCTCGCTGGTGTCCCGGGTCAAGACGGAGCAGGCCGAGTCGGACTCGGCCCAGTTCACCCCCATCGGCAAGCGGCTGTGGGACAATGGGCAGCGCGAGGGCAACGGCGCTGTGGGCTCCAAGCTGGCCCGGGTTTCCCACGCAGTCCCCGCGGGCCGGCAGCAGGGGTGCGGGTCGGCCAGCTCGGACCGCACCAGTCCCGGCACCTCCAGCGCCTACACCAGCGACAGCCCCAACTCCTACCagaacgaggaggacgaggaggaggagggcggCGAGGATATGACGGAGGAACACTACAGGCAGATCTGTAACATGTACACCATGTACAGCATGATGAATGTGGGCCAGCCAG CGGCCGAGCGGGTGGAAGCCCTGCCCGATCACCTGACCACCGACGCCCGCTCGAGGGTACGGATGCGGAGAGACCTGGCGGCATTGCCAGCGGAGCTCATCACCCAGATCGGAAACCGATGTCACCCCAAGCTTTACGCAGAGGGGGATCCCACCGAGAAGCTGGAACTTGTAACAG GAACCAGCGTCTTTATCACCCGAGCCCAGTTAATGAACTGCCACGTCTGCGCAGGAACGCGTCACAAAGTCCTCCTCCGTAGGCTGCTCGCATCCTTCTTTGACCG GAACACGCTGGCAAACAGCTGTGGCACCGGAATCCGCTCCTCCACCAATGATCCAAGCAGGAAACCTCTGGACAGCCGGGTCCTCAATGCTGTCAAAAGTGAGTAG